In Zonotrichia albicollis isolate bZonAlb1 chromosome 3, bZonAlb1.hap1, whole genome shotgun sequence, a single window of DNA contains:
- the FOXA2 gene encoding hepatocyte nuclear factor 3-beta isoform X1 produces MHSTSSMLGAVKMEGHEHTDWSNYYGEPEGYSSVSNMNAGLGMNSMNTYMTMSAMSSTANMTAAATSMNMSYANTGMSPSLTGMSPGAGAMPAMGSAGVPGMGAHLSPSMSPMGGQAGSMNALAPYSNMNSMSPIYGQSNLNRSRDPKTYRRSYTHAKPPYSYISLITMAIQQSPNKMLTLSEIYQWIMDLFPFYRQNQQRWQNSIRHSLSFNDCFLKVPRSPDKPGKGSFWTLHPDSGNMFENGCYLRRQKRFKCEKQLAAKDGSAGAGGGGKKGPGQAASQALGEGSSSGGSDGSAGAESPASSSPCQDHKRALADLKGLSPGEPSASPGQHLLAPPHAGLAHEGHLKPEHHYAFNHPFSINNLMSSSEQQHHHPHHQHHHPHKMDLKAYEQVMHYSGYASPVPAGLAMAPVTNKSALEASPLAGETSYYQGVYSRPIMNSS; encoded by the exons ATGCACTCCACTTCCAGTATGCTGGGAGCGGTGAAAATGGAAGGCCATGAGCACACGGACTGGAGCAACTACTACGGGGAGCCCGAG GGCTACTCCTCGGTGAGCAACATGAACGCGgggctgggcatgaacagcatgAACACCTACATGACCATGTCGGCCATGAGCAGCACGGCCAACATGACGGCGGCGGCCACCTCCATGAACATGTCCTACGCCAACACGGGCATGAGCCCCTCGCTGAcgggcatgtccccaggtgctggcGCCATGCCGGCCATGGGCTCGGCCGGCGTGCCGGGCATGGGCGCCCACCTGAGCCCCAGCATGAGCCCCATGGGCGGCCAGGCGGGCTCCATGAACGCCCTGGCGCCCTACTCCAACATGAACTCCATGAGCCCCATCTACGGCCAGTCCAACCTGAACCGCTCGCGCGACCCCAAGACCTACCGGCGCAGCTACACGCACGCCAAGCCGCCCTACTCCTACATCTCCCTCATCACCATGGCCATCCAGCAGTCGCCCAACAAGATGCTGACCCTCAGTGAGATCTACCAGTGGATCATGGACCTGTTCCCCTTCTACCGCCAGAACCAGCAGCGCTGGCAGAACAGCATCCGCCACTCACTCTCCTTCAACGACTGCTTCCTCAAGGTGCCGCGCTCGCCGGACAAGCCGGGCAAGGGCTCCTTCTGGACGCTGCACCCGGACTCGGGGAACATGTTCGAGAACGGCTGCTACCTGCGCCGCCAGAAGCGCTTCAAGTGCGAGAAGCAGCTGGCGGCCAAGGACGGCTCCGCGGGCGCCGGCGGTGGCGGCAAGAAAGGCCCAGGCCAGGCCGCCAGCCAGGCCCTGGGCGAGGGCAGCTCCTCGGGGGGCTCTGACGGCTCCGCGGGCGCCGAGTCCCCGGCCAGCTCCTCACCCTGCCAGGACCACAAGCGCGCCCTGGCCGACCTCAAAGGGCTGAGCCCCGGGGAGCCTTCGGCCTCGCCGGGGCAGCACCTGCTGGCGCCGCCGCACGCCGGGCTGGCCCACGAGGGGCACCTCAAGCCCGAGCACCACTACGCCTTCAACCACCCGTTCTCCATCAACAACCTGATGTCCTCCtcggagcagcagcaccaccacccgcaccaccagcaccaccatcCGCACAAAATGGACCTGAAGGCCTACGAGCAGGTGATGCACTACTCGGGCTACGCCTCGCCCGTGCCCGCGGGCCTGGCCATGGCGCCCGTCACGAACAAAAGCGCCCTGGAGGCCTCGCCTTTGGCCGGAGAGACTTCCTACTACCAAGGCGTGTATTCCCGGCCCATCATGAACTCCTCCTAA
- the FOXA2 gene encoding hepatocyte nuclear factor 3-beta isoform X2: MLGAVKMEGHEHTDWSNYYGEPEGYSSVSNMNAGLGMNSMNTYMTMSAMSSTANMTAAATSMNMSYANTGMSPSLTGMSPGAGAMPAMGSAGVPGMGAHLSPSMSPMGGQAGSMNALAPYSNMNSMSPIYGQSNLNRSRDPKTYRRSYTHAKPPYSYISLITMAIQQSPNKMLTLSEIYQWIMDLFPFYRQNQQRWQNSIRHSLSFNDCFLKVPRSPDKPGKGSFWTLHPDSGNMFENGCYLRRQKRFKCEKQLAAKDGSAGAGGGGKKGPGQAASQALGEGSSSGGSDGSAGAESPASSSPCQDHKRALADLKGLSPGEPSASPGQHLLAPPHAGLAHEGHLKPEHHYAFNHPFSINNLMSSSEQQHHHPHHQHHHPHKMDLKAYEQVMHYSGYASPVPAGLAMAPVTNKSALEASPLAGETSYYQGVYSRPIMNSS, translated from the exons ATGCTGGGAGCGGTGAAAATGGAAGGCCATGAGCACACGGACTGGAGCAACTACTACGGGGAGCCCGAG GGCTACTCCTCGGTGAGCAACATGAACGCGgggctgggcatgaacagcatgAACACCTACATGACCATGTCGGCCATGAGCAGCACGGCCAACATGACGGCGGCGGCCACCTCCATGAACATGTCCTACGCCAACACGGGCATGAGCCCCTCGCTGAcgggcatgtccccaggtgctggcGCCATGCCGGCCATGGGCTCGGCCGGCGTGCCGGGCATGGGCGCCCACCTGAGCCCCAGCATGAGCCCCATGGGCGGCCAGGCGGGCTCCATGAACGCCCTGGCGCCCTACTCCAACATGAACTCCATGAGCCCCATCTACGGCCAGTCCAACCTGAACCGCTCGCGCGACCCCAAGACCTACCGGCGCAGCTACACGCACGCCAAGCCGCCCTACTCCTACATCTCCCTCATCACCATGGCCATCCAGCAGTCGCCCAACAAGATGCTGACCCTCAGTGAGATCTACCAGTGGATCATGGACCTGTTCCCCTTCTACCGCCAGAACCAGCAGCGCTGGCAGAACAGCATCCGCCACTCACTCTCCTTCAACGACTGCTTCCTCAAGGTGCCGCGCTCGCCGGACAAGCCGGGCAAGGGCTCCTTCTGGACGCTGCACCCGGACTCGGGGAACATGTTCGAGAACGGCTGCTACCTGCGCCGCCAGAAGCGCTTCAAGTGCGAGAAGCAGCTGGCGGCCAAGGACGGCTCCGCGGGCGCCGGCGGTGGCGGCAAGAAAGGCCCAGGCCAGGCCGCCAGCCAGGCCCTGGGCGAGGGCAGCTCCTCGGGGGGCTCTGACGGCTCCGCGGGCGCCGAGTCCCCGGCCAGCTCCTCACCCTGCCAGGACCACAAGCGCGCCCTGGCCGACCTCAAAGGGCTGAGCCCCGGGGAGCCTTCGGCCTCGCCGGGGCAGCACCTGCTGGCGCCGCCGCACGCCGGGCTGGCCCACGAGGGGCACCTCAAGCCCGAGCACCACTACGCCTTCAACCACCCGTTCTCCATCAACAACCTGATGTCCTCCtcggagcagcagcaccaccacccgcaccaccagcaccaccatcCGCACAAAATGGACCTGAAGGCCTACGAGCAGGTGATGCACTACTCGGGCTACGCCTCGCCCGTGCCCGCGGGCCTGGCCATGGCGCCCGTCACGAACAAAAGCGCCCTGGAGGCCTCGCCTTTGGCCGGAGAGACTTCCTACTACCAAGGCGTGTATTCCCGGCCCATCATGAACTCCTCCTAA